A genomic segment from Nicotiana sylvestris chromosome 1, ASM39365v2, whole genome shotgun sequence encodes:
- the LOC104234716 gene encoding B3 domain-containing protein Os04g0386900-like: protein MEQELQLSVETAMESIPSSVHVSNHDDISTPEIESTGIEEIDNGEYWPLSGKPYVDIILTKTTVKPHYGMYLPRKMNKELPAAGAPAVLTCGRKKWDMFYYSNNNKFSAEWKKFVDDNDLKVGDALVFELSECSTNKIHFKVQILRGDFPSELLPEDEEGATDANPIEL from the exons ATGGAACAAGAACTCCAATTATCTGTTGAAACTGCAATGGAG AGCATACCATCTTCTGTACATGTTTCAAACCACGATGATATCTCCACACCCGAGATTGAAAGCACTGGAATCGAAGAAATCGACAATGGTGAATACTGGCCACTTTCTGGCAAACCCTATGTTGATATAATTCTCACAAAAACTACTGTCAAGCCCCACTATGGCATG TATTTACCGAGAAAAATGAACAAAGAGCTACCTGCTGCTGGAGCGCCAGCAGTTCTTACTTGTGGTCGAAAGAAGTGGGATATGTTCTACTATTCTAATAATAACAAATTTAGTGCTGAGTGGAAAAAATTTGTGGATGATAATGATCTCAAGGTAGGGGATGCACTTGTGTTTGAACTTTCAGAGTGCAGCACTAACAAAATCCATTTTAAAGTTCAGATTCTCAGAGGTGATTTCCCTTCTGAATTGCTGCCTGAAGATGAAGAGGGTGCAACTGATGCCAACCCAATAGAATTATAG